In Syngnathoides biaculeatus isolate LvHL_M chromosome 19, ASM1980259v1, whole genome shotgun sequence, the genomic window aatccGATGCTAGGTTGtatatcaaattaaaaataggcATCATAAAGAGCTACTAatacaaaatgatttaaaaaatgtgcttctGTAAGTATTTGATACTCTTAACGCCACTCTATACTTGTGCAGTCATGCATTTCGCAATGCCCCATTCCAGCACTTGACCTTCGCATTGTCCCTTGTAAGCACCTCTGCAGAGCTTGCCACACAGTCGTCGAATAAAGTTGCTGCGCAGAGAATGCTGCAGAgttcatctctcgtgattgttCCGTTTGAGTCACATTCTCTGATGACCTACTCAACGTTCCTCACAACTTCACATAGCACCTACGCCGCTGTCGTCTTTATCGTagaacacccccccaaaaaaaaattctacaaacATTCTGAAACCAACCAACGCCAGCCCCACCCCAACCTCCAAAGGGTAAAAACTCCAATTGCCAAATTAATGAATGTAATCCAttcaaatgtttgttccaatgagCAGCAATATAGCGACCACTCAAGAGTTGTACAAAAAGTTCTAAACCCAACCAACCAATCAAAGCAACCTACCAACCCCCAGGGTAAAAAATGCAATTGGCAAATTTAATGAATGTAATAAGCATGTGTAGCGGTGGGCCATAAGTAGAAAACAAATGAGCCGATTAATTGCCATGCGAGTACCATCGACGTTGCTCCTGCTTAGTTAGCACATGCTAATGCCAGATAAACGTTGTGTCATcattgatttgaaaataaatactaaataaaaaaaataaatgttaaataatgaaataaagagTTTGACTTTGTTGAGTCTGTTAGCATTTTATTTGCTTGGATTGTGTGTGTACCCACTTAGTCAGTCCAAAAGAATGTATAGAATTACAATTATGTGAATGTTCCAGTTTTTGTATGCTTTTCTACAAATACTTGAACTTCATTCTGATGGGTTTGCTTTAGGTCTTCTCTGTCAGAAAATATGAATACCTCTCCAATGAACAGAGAAAACAAACTGACGCTCTTCTGTTAAGGTCacctacatttgtatttttttcttttttttcaaacttattCCGATAACGTTATTCCTGTATCACACATTTCATTGTGAGTTCTGCTTTTGTAATCAGCTACTGTCATGTAAAATGtctaacaaaataaatgtcagaGAGCACAAACTAGCATGCGAATGATGTGATTGCAATAGCGTAAACTAGGATTGATCACATTTAAAGCTTGAAAGTTAAGAACTGGATAGCGTACAGATAAATTGAAGACTTAAAACCACACTATAGTAATTTGTCATTCATAATAGTTTTCAAGACAGTTATGTGGATGATTATTGAACTCTGGCAACCACCGAGGTAAGGATACATTTCCAATATGTTGAAGTCAAGTGGCAAGGTTACAAAAGCACTTCCATCCTGGTATCAATCACTTGCTTCTTTACGAGGTTAGTGTCCACATCAAGGGAAGACCCCCTTTAAATAGACCAGAAAAGGGAGCAACAATACAATTTCGATGAATAATGCATGATAATGATCACGTCTGTCCACGGTTATTCCCTTTTGGAGAGTGTATTCAAACGTTGTGAGGcattaatatacagtaatgaccttaaaacaaagcaaaaggggagatttgttttttgcaagGGTTTGGCGATTGGACTTGGAGCTCTTAAAAATCTTTTCGAAATCTTGACTGGAAGCTCTACttattttggtcatttcattCCATCTCTTCTCAAATCAGGTCAGGGTAAGGATAGTGTTGCACATCCGCAACTTGCACTGGCTGGTGTGCAGCACCTGAATCTGGACAATAGCCGGGGAAATCTGGCCCATTGCTTTCAGAGCCATTTCTTGTACATTTTTGCCTGAGGTACTTGTTGGCCTGCATATGTCTCTTCTGTGcattagcaattttttttttacactgttgcTAAATTTACAAACACTTTTTGCTGATAAATGCTTTACAGGCCTCGTTAAATGCACTTGCTGTCCATTTACCCGTATGCCCTGTCCCATTGGGGACATTACTATTCCATTACCAGGTCCCAGTTCCTTATGTTCCCTCTCCTTTGTAAGCAGCATCTCGTTTGATCACCCTTTGGATAAGAACCATGCAAATACATGTCAAACTATGAGAAAACAAGTCCGGATCGAACTGATGTACTCGATGTGCTTCATTGTGCATCATGGTTTGAATAACTACCCGCCACTTCAGCCGCATTAACAGATGCTGCCGTCGTCTCTTGGTTAACTTTTAATGAATCCTCCAaagcatttatattttgttgctcCTCTGGAGTTTCACATTTAAATCTGCAGGACTGCATCTTTTCCCCATTCTCTGCTACAAGGATGTAATTTTCACGTCGCAATTTTGCAATCAATTCATCCTTTTCTTGAATGACCTCGATCGTGTGCTGTTGGAGGCTCTCCATTTCACTTCTGAAGTACGCAGACATTTCTATATTGTGCCTCCGCATGCTCTCTAGCTCAGTGTTGAAATGGACCGCCATGTCATCCATGTGCcactgcatgttctcccgctgCGTCTGAAACTGTTCGGCAGTCTCCTGCTCTCTGTAGACCCACCACTTGTGCCACTCCGCATTTATGGCTGCCGCCATGTTGTTGGCGTCATCTTCAAATCTTTTGGTAAGCTGTTCGTAAGCATCCATCCACGACTTGCTGACGAACACGGTGAGGGTTTCAACGTCAGCCAAAGTGTTGCGGAGGCAATTTATCTCTTGTTCCTTTTCCACAAGCTTTTGTTCCATCTCCCGTCTATCCTTCTGTTCCTGAGCTTTGTGGTGGCACTCCCCCTTCTGCTGCTCCCTCAGGGCAGCAGATCCATCTGCTTGAGCAGAGCTCTCATCAAAGACGAGGCCATTTTGTTGGGACGTGTGGCAAACTTCCTCTGTAGTATCACAGTGATTATGCTGCTGTGCCTGAAAGGCAATGACATATGAATAAGAGTGTAAATGTTCATTCACAGAAAAAGACATTATTTGATTTCTCAGTCATTCATCTGTCTAACTTAATAACATTCAGTCATGAAGGAGATAGCCATCTACTGTTTGTAGGTGTATAATTGGGTGGGCCCTGCTCATGTCCCTCTTTTAATTTATACTTTTATAccaaccttttcattgtttcatgtttatcCAATGGCcgttttggatgttttgggcCATGATATTCTTTGGAGCAGAGTATCTGCGTTTGTTACTGTGCACCTTGGCACGGTGACTTCCATGAGTGGGAGCAGAAAATGTCAGCAGCACTCTTGGATTGTTGCCACCAGATTGCGATGGTATGGCCACGGGGAGGTTGCTGTTTCACCCTTAATGGGCagcatttttttgcaaacagtCTTGTTTTGTTGAGGGGAAAATGTTGGTGCCATTGAACGGCACAACTGCAAGGAGGAACAGGATGCTTCACACCCCAATGTGGAGTCATGTTTGCACACCCCAGGAGATGACGCAAGGAGCAATGAGTGTCAGCACGAGAAAGTTCCAGAAACGACTAGATGGGCCGAGAAAGAATGAACCAATCTTTCTGTATGCATTTTTAAGGCTGCCGCACACCAAGCAATATGACTGAACCCGACTAAAActgttgtgcagtgtacgaAGTTTGGCGACTATTTTCAGAAGGGGCCAATCCCCCACTGGCTAGTGGCCAGTCAGCCACTGGTTTTGCCACCGTTCAAAATATGACAGAATCGGACTGTTATGGAATACAGCCAATTAAAAGGCACATAAGATTTCACTCACGCTAGAAATACATCTTGTGGTTTTCAGCAAGTGAGATAAAATGGCACGCACGCTGCCTTGACCCAATATAATTACACTCAAGGTATGTTTCTAAATCCAGAAACCTGGCTgccattttctttccatttcatccacgcatccatcaatccattttcttaggtgcttatcctcacaagagtcacagggagtgctggagcctatcccagctatcaacggacaggaggcggggtacactcttaactggttgccagtcaaacgcagggcacatagagacaaacagccccactcacaaccacacctagggacaatttagagtgtccaattaacgtttagtatttttggggatgtgggaggaaaccggagtgcccggaggaaacccacgctggcacagggagaacatgcaaactccacacaggagggtctgagattgaacccgggaccacagaactgtgaggccaaccctttagaGCTGCACCACCACGCCGCCATTTCCATTTCACAGAACCAGAAATCGTGACTTTAGTGGAGGTCCACCAAAATTACATCTTGTTTCAGTCACACATTTTCCAGTGATTTACATTGATTTCTGTGCACAAAATTAGGCTGAATTTTCAACATGAATAGTAGCAGAAAATCCTTCATCTTCATTCACGACTAAGAAACCACAGCTAATTTGATTATTTGTTTTCGTAACATTGCAAAAAACTTCACATAAACtatcaaatattgttttatacGAATGAAAACCAAAGCTTGTTGCCAAAATGTACACACGCCTTATGTGTCTATGCTGAGTATGTTAAAATGGTCTTAAAATATCCACATTCTTGCTATCATTCTCACCCACGTCCACTCTTTAGCAACCTCCTTCCGGACTATTATTCTATCTTCATAAATAGAGAAAGTATAATATACCATATATCCagcataaaaaacaacaaaggctcgctgtTCAGGGCGTGTGTAGACAGAGGCACATGTGATTCCACACCTGTTTGCGAAGTGCCAAAGTGAAGGGAGCTACAGTGCATTTTCATTGGCAAGTAAGATTTTGTTTGGTGACTTGTAATTGTATAAATGAGAAACTGTTATCAAATTCCTTAACGGGTTCAATAAGggtcaaataaaataacaccCTCAACCAATACTGAACATTTATTTCACAGCAACAGgtcaacaaaaacataccaAGCTTTTGTGAAAAATGCTTATATCAAAATAGTTATTTCTTAAGAGAAATGAGTGACAATGACCAAACAACTGAGCAAGTGGGGGCTTTAGTCTGTGCACGGGCCTTAATAAACCAAGAACCAAGAAGTGCAAGGTTGCAGAAAACCGCATTGCACCCCCTTGGCATCCTATTATTTATGATACTACTGTCAGTAATGTGTATGTACTCTAAAacgcagaattttttttcaacatttactcCAATTTAGCAATCCAACACTATATTGTGCTTCCATCCGCTGTTCAAATGAAGCTCAAAATATATGTTTTCCCTTGTACAGAATGTAATATACTTGGAGAGAAATGGCAGCAGGATTTATACTTTGTTGCCAATGGTGAGTTGGCAGTCAATTACAGCTCCAAACACAAATTTGAATGTAATCCAAATAAACCTGTCAGCTGCGTTCCTCTCACAAGAAATCTCGGCAACATATGGCAGACGATAAATCCACGGCAACCAATAATATTGTAGCGTGTCAAAAGATATTTCAGCTGCTCCGTTTGTTACTTAGCAATCTTGCTATTTGCATCAGGCAGTGTTGACGACAGTGCAATACACAAAAGACGTGCTGTACCTCTCTGACTATTATTCAAATCTCAAGTATCTTTGTAGTCGGCGCTTTCtagtgattttcatttttagttagACAAACTCACCCTGAGTGGATTGTGCTCTTGCTCAACATTGTCAACGTTCCCGTTCTCATGACTGCTTTTCTCCACCTCATCCATTCTGTTATTCACCGGCCACAAAATTTTTTTAGACTTGAAGAAATTCTCTCAGAGGTTAGCAGATGGATTTTGAAGGCTAGCAACACCTGGAGAACCCTGCGTAGCTCTGACGCAactcaataaaataaatgaactaagCAGAATATTGCAGCTACTGAAGTCATAAGGGCTCACACTCGTCACAAAGGAAGAAAGACATAAAAGAGGAGAGGCTCATAGCATGCTCTACATCCCATAATTCACATTATGTAATAGGCACTGCTCAGAATCAAACTGAAAAGGGAAGAAAAGGCTAAATTTTTTTGATATCTCTTATATTGGAAGGACCACTATGGCAAGACTACATTAAACTTAAGCAGGTGTTTTTCGGAGTTCCATCTTCTTTTTCATGGCTTGCATTATAATACCAGGGCAATTGAATGGAACATGACTCTACTGAGACCATCTGGTTCTAAAGTCCACATTGGGTATTTTATGGCATTCAAaccacaaaattattttaaagataCACATCAAGTGTAGCTACGGTGAATCAGttgtaaagtgttgggctcacagttctgaggacccaggttcgatcccggccccgcctgtgtggaatttggacattccccccgtgcctgcttgggttttgcgcgggcactccggtttcctcccacatcccaaaaacataaaacatttattggacactctaaattgcctctaggggTGATTGTAAGCAAgacactgttgtctgtctccatgtgctctgcgattgcctggcaacttgttcagggtgtaacccgcctcctgcccggtgacagttGGAATAGGTTCCAGTACTTCtgtgacccacgtgaggataagcagctaacaaaatggatggatggatatcaagTGTAGACTGAGTAATCAGAGGGTTCATTTTTGTGTCTGAGGTTTTTAGTGGTATACAACTGTACTGGATTAAGAGGTTCTTAATATTAGTGATACGTAACTAATCGaggtaaccaaaatattagacaCAACTTacagttgtgttttttgttttctgttttctgcCCAACGTTCAATGCAAAAAACTTCTACATCACTGTAAACTTCAtccacaaaaaacaacattaactgTATGGCCCAAAACTaaggattattattttgtatacaGCGCTTATATTGAATATACAGTCTTGGTAATGGTCATTAAGTGATCATCTTTGGTGGCACAGGTCCAGcaggcgacccttgtgaggataagcagctaaaaaaatggatggatgatcatatTTTAGCTGGTTGTTTGTAAccaagagaatggatggatggaaacacaggAAGGGACTTAATATAAATTACGTCTCATAAAAATGACTAGTTAGTCTGTGAGTTCAAGCATATCTAAggtaacatacagtatatgacttTGTTTCATAAGAGCTCCTCAGGTATCAccacaagagggaaaaaaaatgaatgtatgttATATCAGACTAATACTACCCTACTGTTATGATCTGTGTCTTTTAACGTTAGTAGattcttcttgttttttatGACTAGGCTCACAGTCAAGCCCTCGTTGCTCTTGTTTCTCCTCCATCCTGGGAATTTTATCGCTGAACATTCATCAACGAGTTTTCCTTCCTCATCCTATTTATCATATCTTCACTTGGTGCTTCATTGGTGTGGAGCTGTGTCAGTCATTTCACGCTGTGACGCCTCTTGTCAGCTTTCGTGAGTGACAGTGGAATCAGAGAGGATTAACTCTCCCTGCATGAAGACAAGATGAGGATCTTGACAGTTAGTTtgcatccattaaaaaaaaaaaaaaatccaacaagaGTGTGGTACGGCACATAAACTACTTTCAGTACTTGttatgatcctggattccagccagggctgggcgtggccgtctaatcggaagggtcacacctgcgcctcatgacctccgattagacccagtacatataggacccgggggacgactattactctgctagatcgttgcctctcatgcctcgttcccgcactaccgttcTCCtgacgtgtaccgaccaacgcctgtctcccgacctaccccgtaagcctgccgtcactgatcttgctgcttgtttggactgactccctggtaaccga contains:
- the LOC133493003 gene encoding uncharacterized protein LOC133493003, which translates into the protein MDEVEKSSHENGNVDNVEQEHNPLRAQQHNHCDTTEEVCHTSQQNGLVFDESSAQADGSAALREQQKGECHHKAQEQKDRREMEQKLVEKEQEINCLRNTLADVETLTVFVSKSWMDAYEQLTKRFEDDANNMAAAINAEWHKWWVYREQETAEQFQTQRENMQWHMDDMAVHFNTELESMRRHNIEMSAYFRSEMESLQQHTIEVIQEKDELIAKLRRENYILVAENGEKMQSCRFKCETPEEQQNINALEDSLKVNQETTAASVNAAEVAGSYSNHDAQ